In Rutidosis leptorrhynchoides isolate AG116_Rl617_1_P2 chromosome 6, CSIRO_AGI_Rlap_v1, whole genome shotgun sequence, the DNA window GTGAGTGACTAAATGTGTAATATTTTGAAACCACAATGAtcatttttgcaaaaaaaaaatttagtgaCTAAACTTATAAAATTTGACAAACCACAGTGACCATTCATGTAATTAagtctaataaaaataataataataatattaagtaactGACGCTTTGATCTCACAAAAGTTCAAGTTACACAACGAGATTAATTCTTTGTGCCTTGTTTAGGTACAATTATGCTTAAAAAATAAATTTCCCTGCCCACAATATCATATTGCTTATATCATTGCATATGTCAAGTTAACATCACTTACCACAAACATCTTTACCTATCATTCATTCCCCTGTTTTTAGTGGATGGTATAAGTTGCAATCACATTCATTCCTCTCATATAACTTTGTCTTTATTGGGCATAATAAGATTTATAAAAGTTCATGCTTCCTATTCCAACGTTATCCTATTCGTACTCTTTGCTTTTTATGTTCATTTCCCCACAAATAAAAACCCCTAAACAGATATATTATCTCCCCAAAAATATAATTACTCTTCTTAGCCAAACATATTACTTGTTTTTTGAAGTTCTTAACACGTTAAGGAACTGATTCCCACTGACCGAGGTTATTGACAAAAGGGATATGAATAACGTGCATGTGCAAAAGACTCATAATCATAAACTGAAATGGTCAACCACTTATTAGTTGAAAGCTTTAGTGGTCCTACTGGATCCTAACTGATATTTCACTGTAACTTTAGTGTCTTGCACTAACCCACTTACATTACCATATGCAAACAATAATAGCAACTAATGTCAAAGCAAGTTAATGGCCAACTTACACTTTAAAACCAGTAGAGAAAGCATTacaaagtgtgataaataaaatacAAGGATCAATCTGTGAAGGCAGGGGCCTGTTGATAAATCTACTACGATTATTATCGGTTAGTTCGACTTTCACTGGCTCTAAAGGCGAAAAATCAAATTCCTATTTAGGACAATacacaaattttaaattttaacaAACATGTATCAAAATGATTCCCCTTCCTTAGTTGCCCGAACAGGAAAATAGTTGGAAACGGTCACACGATACTAGGATAAGTCACACGATACTAGGATAAAGCACGTACATCTTGAGTTAAGTACTCTCCTCAGAGAAAACATTTACCCGTTTTTTGCAAAATGACAAACGGGACCTTGTATCCTTCGGTTTGCATTTAAatataagtttgccttttaaaaaaataaataaataacatgacAAGCCGAATAAATTGGTAACCAACTTTGGTTTGATATCTGTTTTTATTTGAATTacaaaaaagattcaaactttccaCTGACAGTATTTATTTAGTCCATTTACAGTAACCATCTAAAACACATCGTATATTGACTAaaattttcttcattaagaaattCTATTATCTTTTAACatgtataaaaaataaaaattatagatATTTTACTTAAGAGACAGAAATGAAAAATTTGACCAATCAATATGGCGAACTTGGTATAAAGTGCTCAAATTTAATTTGGTTTAACATAACATTGCTAATCTCGGTAATAATCGATTAAAGCAACCTTAAACATTGAATTATGAATGTCATTATGAGAAGATCAAGCATGATTCCCAACATAAAATCTATGCGGGGTCCAAAGTGCGAATATGgcctttatcaaaaaaaaaaaaaaaaaaaaaagtgcgaATATGGCCTTTCGGTAATAAGCAATAACTACAAGGGCATACTTCTGTTTTACTTCTATATATACAACAAATATCAAATCTAAATAACCTTACTCTGAAACTAACCATTTCAGCATTTTAAAGTTACATTAAAGCAAACAAAAATGGGAAATTGTATACATCTGCAAAACAAGGTCCTGCAAATGGGTCAAAAAGTCACAGTACATAAAGAACCCATAAGTGTTGATCAGGTCTTATCAGACTTACTTCCTGTGCCATTTCCTGTGGAATTCAACAAGAATCAAGAAATAAAGGCAGGATCAGAAAGCAATAATGGAGTTGTGAGGATTAAGGTGGTAATAACTAAGCAAGAATTGGGGCTGATGTTGAAAAAAGGTGGAGTTTCGATAGGTGAGTTGGTTTCTCATATGAAGAACGAAAACTCAAATAAGTCTATGGtgattgaagatgaagatgaagatgaagatgatagaAATTGTAGAAGATGGAAACCAGAATTAGATACCATACCTGAATTTAACTAGTTTTATAATTTAATACctctatatactatatatatagctttaaactaGACAGAACATGTAGTTCGAAAATGGTGAAATGTGATCAGAAAATGTTGTATAGTTCAAGCAAATGCTTGGAAATAAGTTCTTTATGGGTTATATTTCCATACCATCAATATAATATAAGATGGCATTGTAGGCTTGTAACCCATACAGGAACTTGTTATTTGATGTGCACCATGTTGCGAGTAAAATAATAATAGCATATCCATTTAATCAGTCACCTAATCAGATTGATGGATACAAAAATGAAGTCATTGATTCGGAATCTAAACCTTTTGTGAAACGAAGTagttaatttaaattttaatatcATAAACATAAAGTGCCAAGGGGTTACATATGACTAGCCGTTATAGCATATTGATTATGTCTGTCCTCTTTCGCTTAATTCTACCCAAAACGTGCGAAAAATATAATTGGTTGCCATAAACATGCAAACTTTCAACTCATGTCTATATCAAACTTTAAAACTTAGCTTTTGCTCTGACTAGCGAAACTCCGCATGTTTTTTGAATGGCGAAATACAGTATAAATTACCTTCTAAAAGGATGCAAcatgacaaataaatattttcgtggTGATTAATGATTTAGTAGTTTCCCTCAATACAGATAATCTCAGTTAGCTATCAATATACACAGATTGGCCTAACTGATATAACAGAATTAGCTAATTAGCACTTGCTTAAACAAAGATGTCATAAATAGTGACAACCAGAGTAAGTGGCATCCAACAGTATTATTGTAAAGGAATAGTACTGATACATGACAATCAACAAAAAAATACAGATTATTATTATCCACATAATTAGGAACTGCATTTTTTTCAACTTAAATATGAAGGTTATGAGGAACTAGAGCAATTATAAGACTTACTGGCAATAAGCTATACTAACTGCAAGTATTAGGCAAATAAATAATCTTTCTGTCGAAACACTCAGGGACAATCAAGATAATTAGTGAAACACTTTTGTCCAAAGAAGGGAATACAGTTATCAACAGAGCATTAGTAATACGTCTGGGATTCGAGGTACAGACACAAACTCATGTGatctatcaattttttttttttttgaacggcgattttttggcatcagGGTTTGAACTTTTGTTGATTGTGCAAAAAAGGAAAAAGTAGCTGACCAAGAGTATTTCATCTTGAGTGGAGATTCTTAAGGATGTATGATTGATTTATGTTTAGGAATCAATAAACCATAGTGTCTTTCCTTCATGCTATTGGGTCCAGTCACATAGTATGTAGTACTTTAGTTAGCCCAATAGAAAACTATAAAACCGAATGGCCCGAGTAATAGGTTTACGATAATACAAAACACATGAACTGACCAATTTATATATGTTTCTTATCTTGTTAGCAGGATGGTAAGGGTTTAGAATCAGGGTTTATTGTTTGGGTTTTCAGTTTCAAAATAGAGATTATGCAAGGATCATCAGCTGCAGAGGGAGAAGGAGATGGTGAAACAACTTAAAAGAAAGTGTTTGCAATAGAACCCACCCTTGTGGTCCAGTGGTTCACCCCTTTGCACTTGTGCATTGAGATGGGGGTGGGTACGTCTCAATTTCGAGTCTCTCCCCTTAAAAATATTCATGGgatttatttcctgaaagccgaattgccccggagaaggttttaccgacccgtattcaggacccaggtccgaccgcctgcccctcgggatggtataaggttcgaattcctgtaatgcggttcgggtttcctgcccgaaagcgcgtgcgtgcgtggtaaatgagagtattcgatgtcaacaacttgcc includes these proteins:
- the LOC139854018 gene encoding uncharacterized protein translates to MGNCIHLQNKVLQMGQKVTVHKEPISVDQVLSDLLPVPFPVEFNKNQEIKAGSESNNGVVRIKVVITKQELGLMLKKGGVSIGELVSHMKNENSNKSMVIEDEDEDEDDRNCRRWKPELDTIPEFN